The following proteins come from a genomic window of Dreissena polymorpha isolate Duluth1 chromosome 1, UMN_Dpol_1.0, whole genome shotgun sequence:
- the LOC127871751 gene encoding FGFR1 oncogene partner 2 homolog has product MAYSVEKLLSDAATLVSRLKEHDTIADILISQTSNLHKRMEAMREYQDDITELNEIAKHRPRSHLVIGIAQENRQIRELQQENRELQIALEEHQSALELIMKKYREQVVTLIETRNCEQALAGNNDQSKEMEKLINKICEMANIMQKSVTVDEDASAADKERLTQLEIENRGLRELLEICSTGRFRIREDQPLSTDNRGCKTGAEAGGTTGSDEKQEIETDEKSGERTPRNEDMVGT; this is encoded by the exons ATGGCCTATTCAGTTGAGAAGCTGTTGTCGGATGCTGCCACGCTCGTGAGCCGACTGAAGGAACATGACACGATTGCCGACATCCTCATCTCACAGACCAGTAACCTCCACAAACGCATGGAGGCCATGAGAGAA TACCAGGACGATATCACGGAGCTTAACGAGATAGCGAAGCATCGACCCAGGTCGCACCTGGTGATAGGAATTGCGCAGGAGAACCGGCAGATTCGGGAGCTGCAGCAGGAGAATCGAGAACTCCAGATTGCTCTAGAGGAACACCAGTCAGCGCTGGAGCTAATCATGAAGAAGTACCGGGAACAGGTCGTCACGCTAATAGAGACAAGGAACTGTGAACAGGCACTGGCGGGAAATAATGACCAGTCCAAG GAAATGGAAAAGTTGATcaacaaaatctgtgaaatggccaACATCATGCAGAAGTCCGTCACAGTTGACGAAGACGCATCTGCAGCAGATAAAGAACGTCTCACACAGCTGGAAATAGAGAACAGAGGACTGAGGGAATTGTTGGAAATATGCTCCACGGGGCGATTCAGAATCAGGGAGGATCAACCCCTTTCTACAGACAACAGGGGCTGTAAGACAGGGGCAGAGGCAGGGGGAACAACTGGGTCTGATGAGAAGCAAGAAATAGAGACAGATGAGAAGTCAGGGGAAAGAACCCCAAGAAATGAAGACATGGTGGGAACTTGA